The genomic window ttacattttatttatttatctatcttttgtttttgtttgttttttacaaatGACCATCGGCTGCTATGGGACTCTTATTCTCCCAGGTTGTTACAACAATGACACTGGCCTGATTAAGTTAGTGATGTCAGTATATTTAGCTCTGCTAGTTCTGCATCCCTATCCTCCATTAGTTCTCTGGGTCTGTTCTGTACCGATATCCTGTCATTTGGGGGGACACTGGCACTAAGACTGCTGGCCAATGTCCTTCTAGTGGCTTCTAGAGCCTCCAGAGCCTCGAGGACAGTATTCCGGAATCCCCTAAGGTTCTGGAACAGTCCACAAGCGTTCCAGAACTTCAGCGAAGCTCACCTCTTTCAGCTTGTCAGTCAGGATCTTGATCTCCTCTTCATACTTGTCCTCCTTCTGGGAGTACTGttgggggagggaaagagagggagagagaccatCAGAGAATCACCAGCTACATCATACTCGACTCACATGCCAGAaaagggggggtcgggggggggcagaaataGAGGAGCCCCCCCACTTCCCACCCCTAAACCTTTGATAGTTTTAAACACCACAGTGAGAGAATGAGGTAGGACACACCAAGCTACAAAACGACAAACCACAGCAGCGAACGTGCCGATACAAGATGCCTGTTTGGCAGCGCGCGGCGGCCAGTACAGGTTAAGCAACAAATCTAAAGAGACTACAGAACTTCACAGaggcagtgacatcataatagcCACCTTCACAACTTCAATCATTCCGTACTCGAGGTCCATTAAGGAAGAAGAATCATTAAAATCGCcccaccaatcagaggagcgAAACAAAATGGCACTGTTTAAAGCTTCAAGGTTTTAACCGTATATTCAAAATGGTCGCCCCAGGCATTCAAAGCAGCTCTCTGAAAAGCACCGAaggacttttcttttttttttttttaaatcatggaAAGTGAAAACGAAGAACAGTTTCTATTTTCACAACCAGTGTAATTTCTCCTGAAGAGCAAAAAGCcgcttctccctccctcccctcccctccctccctccctctcgagGGCCGGGGAGCTCGGTGATGTCATCGCGTGGGCGAGCCAGCATTCCAGCGGCGGCGCTGCTCTGGGGCGTGGCCCGCGCGCGGTCGTTTCGTCCCGGCGTTCCGCTCACCTCGCCAGTTCCTGGTTCGACTAACCCCCCCCCGAGCGGCTCCAAAAAAACGCTCGCTcgccctcccgcccgcccgcccgctcgctcgcccgcccgtcTGCAATCCACCAGACGCCCCAACGGATCTCAACTTGCACACAGGAATGTGCGGCGGGGTGgaggagtggggtggggggggaataaaaactAGTTGTGCAGCAGGCCTTTAAGGGCACGGAGCCTCATTAGAACGCATATCCTCCCTCTTAGGATCGCAAGGCATTATGGGAAACATGCTTTCACTTCATAAAACCGGTGCTCTTAAAACACggtaaaaaaacagcactgcacCGACTCATCAACAGCTCACTGGTTAATGCTGGACCCCAAACAAACACGCGCATTTCCGAAATTTGGATGGGTAACAACTCAACTGCCAACTCATCCAGTCAATTTCCGTCACTATGACTTATCAGCCTCTTAAAGCCAGCTACCCGAGTTGCAAACTTACGTCTGAATGAAGCAACTTCGAGGACTGCACTGGAATGCGTGGTGATGAAGTAAACACAGACTGTACATAAAGgggtccttttttattttttaacaatttcCCAATATTCCCTGGTTTTCTCAGCCAAAAAagtcttaaaatgttttttttaattaatcaagtTCCAGCGCCTCTCACACAAGCCGTTTTTTCCATGCTCATTTGAATATGTAATGACCTGCAGCTGCGATTGGCCCCCGATTTCCACTCGCCCCACCCACAAACGGGAGGCTCGTGCTAAGCGGCATGGCAACAGCAAAGTGATGTCACGCCTAACGTGCACGAGCCGGAGTCAGAGCCAGAGTATGATGGCGACCAGGGTGACGTAGCGAGTCTACCAACATcttgaaataataatgaaatttattttatacttgatcattcacatttttttttccaggataGGCAGCAGGTCCAGCCAACACACGCTATAATAATCTCCACACTCGCTCATTTGAGTATGGATGAGCCCAGTAACACAAACTGTACGAGAACACGGCGGTGCTACAAAGCCAAGACTGAATTATTTGCACAAGGTTGGCAAAACTCGCTTATCCTGCTTCATGGAATAACCCCAGGTCTACTGACTGAGGCAGAACCCAAGATCAATAAAGCGTGGGAGTTTGGATTACACCGTGCGATATAGATCCGTTTCTTTTCCCTGTATAGGATTATCTAGATCCTGGCACTTGTggtttgtgaaaatgtttctgGGATGAACGGTTCCATAATATTTAATGGATGCccaactcattacattacatttatttggcagacgcttttatccaaagcgacatacaaaaagtgaaTCCTCTATCCCCACTCTATCCACCCAACACCTCGGCACAAAGGGAAACCATCAGATCGAACCGAAGCCGTTGATTTTGGACGTCTGGATCCACGGGGGATCTGCTGGTAAACTTAGTCAGCATTTGAACAGCCAGCACCCCTACTTTGTAGCAACTAGCATTCGGCGATCACCCTGCTTCACTGCTAGCTCATGGGCCGGCCCTTGCTTGCGGAAGGGTGGGGATATGAAATCAGGGGGCAGACGATTGGTCGACTGTCTACGTAGAAAAATTCCACTGTTCCGTGTCGCCCATTTAAAGGAGAAAGTCACCGAAATCCCACCAAAACCCCTCATCAAACAAATGACAAATCTTGACGTTCCACAACCACAACAGAGTCTACGTCCCGCGCAAGACGTTGAAATGCATCTTTGAGATATTTCCTTTTAAGGTTAAAGCGACAAGGCAATGCGCCCGAGGGTGATAAAGTGAATGTGGAAAAACCGCACGCTATGCAGCATCAGGACGAGACCAAAACAACATGCAAGAAGAGATTCGTGGCCATTTGCCAGGCTAGCTAACTCCCTCACCGCGAAAACCATCACAGCAACAGCTGCGGTTTCTACGGAACAATAGGCACGAATTCCACCGTcgcctcaaaaaatatttggccCAGGATAATTATTCCTcgaaaagaaaattaatgcataaaaaactgtattacaaacaaaagaaaaaaaatcccataaaaatcactttaaatgcatgcaaaatcaAAACCACAACACCCAAAGACGCCTCgcgtgaataataataaaatttaaaaagcatgctTTGAGCACAAAATTCACATCTCTGCTAAACGCTCGTTCTAAGGCGGTGGAGTAGAGGCGAGGGtctcactcctggtcctggagagctgcagggtacgccggcttttgtttttgttttttggggaaggagtgtggcacagtgggtaaggaactaggcttgtaaccgaaaggtcgcaggttcgattcccgggtaaggacactgccgttgtacccttgagcaaggtacttaacctgcattgcttcagtatatatccagctgtataaatggatacaatgtaaatgctatgtaaaaagttgtgtaagtcgctctggataagagcgtctgctaaatgcctgtaatgtaatgtaatgtaatgttgctgCTCGTCACTTGAATGGGGACAGCGGTTGATCAGTCAAAGCTGTTGATTACAGAGCTAACTCGGGTCACCAGGTTTCTTGGCTCCGAGTGGGTTGCTGATCGAAAACACAAAGCCGGCAGACTCTGCggcccaccaggaccaggactgaggaCCAccggggggtgagagagagtcaAATTTAGCGAGTGTCGCACCAGGTAACATCGGAGCCAGCGGGTAACCCTGGGGGAACACACCAAACTGCCACTCACATGCCGCGTGCCCTTAAAAGGACTGAGAAACAGATCTTGCCCAATCGCTGTTAGGTAATAAGGAGGTGTTGGCCACGTTGTTGTAAtaatgaaagaacaaaaaaaaaaaaaaaaaaggctagtGATGAAACACACTCAAAACCAAATAGCAACAAGGAGGGCCAAGATTTTAACCTTTCGAAGAGcagcttttttggaatgtttttcaagaTTCGGAGTTCTTTGCTTTCAATAGCCAGCAGTGATCGTTACgttagcattagaatgttcaattcCAAGTCGCAATCTCTCACCTCAAAAGGTTAAAGTGTGTCTGTAACCGCAGAAACGGACACAGTGTTCGGCCgtagcccccccccgccccccccactgccTTTTACAATAGGGGTTTCCTCGGCAGGCAGCAGGGGCTTTGCTAGATCGGGGTGGCTCTGACAGGAAGCGCCGTGACTCAGATGTTTTTGCCGAGAGGACGGGACGCAATCTGGCAGCAGGCAGGGGCTGTGGATCTACAGGCCCGGAGCATGCAGGGACTCGTACGCacagcgcgcgcacacacacacacaaacacacacacaagcgtgcacacgcatgcaggcacgctccccttctccctccctccctccctccctccctcctatCCTACCTTCTCTGCTCGGGCCTCCAGCGACTTCAAGTTATTGGTGACATTTTTGAGCTCCTCTTCCAACTCCGCACATTTGCTgcgttttcacattttttttggttttatttggtTTTCGCGTGgaaagggaggtgggggagggggggtggggaaaggAACGACAGAACAGAAGAGGAGAACGGGATGGAAAACAGTCGTGGAGGAGGAAAGGGGGAATAGGGAGCAGGGAAAGAATGCAGAGTGACGGGGGAGGAGAAGACGGAGGGATAAGACAGGACAGATTTACGAACGAGAggaacaaaaaagagagagagaaaaggcatGAACTTTAACCCCGCGCAGCCCCCACTGTATAACAAAATGACACTTTAAAGACAGGACCGACACCGCCTACCcccataacaccccccccacccctaccccccccccccccccccccccccccccgaaagaaaaaaaaaaacattacactcTGGAGACATGAAGGGACTGGAAAATGATGTTCAGTTCCCATTCAGAGACGTGTGTACACTGCTGAATATACTGTGTAATCACCTAACGCATgaatactcaaatctggacctcgaaaccaaatccagccctggtttctttcccccccttggTAATTAACGAAGcgattagtgctactgattggccggactctattcacacctgactcccaggtaaagggagggtggaaaaaccagcagttctcggccctccaGGGCCGTGATTTGAGTGACAGGGACCCAAAGTGCGTACGTGACTGCGAACACACTGAACGAGAGGCCAGCCGGTGGTGGTTACTTCAAGGCAGCGCCAGTGTCTCCGATACAACGGGTAATTCAAATTATCGGGTaaacaaaaaaacgtttttatCTTCCCGGGCGCTACGTCGGGAACAGAAGCGAGGACGGACGCCCGGTCAGCCACGTCAGGCCGTGCGGGGGGAAGGCGGAGCTCGCGTTCCCGAAACGCGGAGCCGCACGGGGATCAGCGGTTTGAGTGAGCATCTTTAGCGGGGTTAAGAGGTAAAGGGGAAATgtcaggagaggaggaggagtggggaggggggaggcaggaccagtttcggggggggggaaagccagGTAAGCCAGgacaggacagagaggagggtgaggtGGTGCCAGTTCTCGTTTTGAAAGTCGGACCCATCCAGCAGTGTTTTGTGGGGGAAGTCCGAAGTCATGGGAGTCCAGGTCCATCCATCAGCCTCTGCGTGAGCTGTTCTCAACCCCATCGTgcacgcgcacgtacacacacacacacgcacgtacacgcacgtacacacacacacacgtacacacacacgcgtaaacacacacgcacgtacacgcacgtaCATGAACACGCGCACAGTCGCAGAATAATCTCTCGGGAAATGCAAGAGGGCAGTACCTCGTCTTCGGAGGCTTGGAGAGTCTTCAGTGATTGGTCGAAACCCCTCAACTCTTCCTCCAATGCCCGAGCTTTGCTGTTAgtgggcggggaggggcggggcagggggtgttGATGCACATGCAGATCAAggacgagggggaggggcatgtaGACGGAGCCCAAAAAAGCACatgcagagaaaataaaacacatttgagtgggggagggggagacgaGTTTGGACATGTAAAGAAGCCGACCCAAAATCACACTCTAAAGTTATGTTACCACCTCCTcaggatacacacacaagcacatttgcACTTAATGGCAGAAAGACTTATCATTAGTCTCATCATTAGACTTATCACACTTATCTGTAGACTTATCATTAGACTTATCACACTTATCATTAGTGGGCCACCAACATATCTGCCCTAAACTGTTATAAAGGTCAGCAAATGGGTAGTGGGAACAGTGAGCTGTCAGTATATTAGAATCTATTCCTACAAAGTCTAtggtgcttttttccccttttccctgTACACTGAGGGTCACTaatttagagtgtgtgtgtgtgtgtgtgggtgtgcgcgcgtgtgtgtgtgtgcgtgtgtgcgcttgtgtgcgtgtgtgtgtgtgtgtgtgtgcgcgtgtgtgtgtgtgtgtgggtgtgtgtgtgtgggtgtgtgtgtgtgcgttggaAAAGAACTCACGCCTCTGCCAGCTCAGCTCTCTCCTCTGTGCGCTCCAGGTCTCCCTCGATGATCACCAGCTTACGAgccacctgtacacacacacacgcacacacatacacacgcgcacacacacagacacacacacacacacacacagacacacacacacacacacacacacacacacacgcgcgcacacatacacacggagAGGAACAGAGGCAGAAGTGAGGCACAGAATGGAACCCACTGCCCAGTGCCCGCGCGAGcaaggggggcgaggggggcgcggggggcgaggggggggcggagggcgcggGGCGCTCACCTCCTCGTACTTGCGGTCGGCCTCCTCAGCGATGTGCTTGGCCTCCTTCAGCTGGATCTCCTGCAGCTCCATCTTCTCCTCGTCCTTCAGAGCCCTGTTCTCAATCACCTTCATGCctctgagggggggagggaggagggagggatggagcgatggagagaatgaaaggaaaacaaattatCTACCCGGCGCAATGAAGGCCCTCCGTGACATCGCTCTCATTCTCCAGAACGCTCGAAACCTTCGAGGTTCCAAAGAACCTTCTCCCAGAGTTCTGGAATTctgcagactctctctctctcaataaaCTACTAATGAACTCATATGGTCTCCACTGACCATTTAAACTTCAAACTTAATCCAAATTTTAAACCCGACAGTGTATTCTGGCTCACAGATTTCTGGCGACAGGGTCCAGGCAGAGCATTTGGGTCACGTCAAATTCATCGCGGCACAGGAATATTTTGGGTCCTTGGTTTCTGTTCCGAGGCTCCTCTCAGCTAAGAGCCGCCCCCGTGGAGGCCGTggtttcccacaatgctctgtTCCGCCGCCGCGTTGCCGGGACGTTCGTGTAAAGGGACGCTGCCGCCACCGCTGCTGCTTTTGGGCCCGATTCTTCTCCGTGAGGTTTCCACAGGGCCCGGTTCTGGCTTCAAGTCCAGCCAAGCAAGCGCATACAGCAGTTCTGCCCACAGACCTCTGACCAATAGCTGGTATTTTTACTGCACGACCAGCAACGGGCTCCACGTGGTCCAAGTGCTAGGGTGGTGCACAATGATTTCTTTTTGGGCTTTGCCAAACTCCCAAGTATGTTTgagaagaaggaaaataagcaaacaaaaagcaaCGCCCGCATTTATTTGCACGGCAAAGCTGAGGTGGATTAATGTTGGCAAAACCCAGGGCCCAGTGTCCTCGGTTCACACCCCGCGGTTTTGAGCTTAGCTGGCCTTTCAGGGACACAGCCTGAAACTGCACTGGTTACTGAAACAGCACTGGGTCCAATGTGAACTGAAACAGCACTGGGCATGATGTAAACTGAAACACTACATACTGAAACAGCACTCACTGGTTACAATGTGAAGCCTGTTGAAACACAGCCGCCCTCGGCCTGACTCAGAACCAGGCCCAGCTGGGGCCCACGCTCCACCATCTGCTCCCAAAAccgcctccctcctcctgctgcaCCCAGCGACCCGGTTGGTCAGCTCACATCATCACCCAGGTTCGCTCTGGGAACAAACTGCTCCCAGGGAAAGTGTCTGGCTGCAGGTGCCAGCACACATAAACCTTCCTCACAAACGCCAGGGactttgcgtgtgtgtctgataTCGGGCCAAACAAACTCTTTCCCAGGGGTTTATGCTCAAACACTGACTGCTTTTCCCAAGATATGATCAATGAGCTCCCatgaaacagaaatgtgatGAGGTCTAACTGTGAAGGACATTGGTTATACGACAACTGCATCTGAAAGCAAACCCGTAGAGCTTCTGAGACTCGCCCATTACCCTAAACCTGGCtggcccaaccctgctcctggagatctactgtcctgtactAGATCCTCACTCCCATTACCCTACACCAGgtctgcccaaccctgctcctggagatctactgtcctgtaggtcttcactccCATTACCCTAAACCAggcctgcccaaccctgctcctggagatctactgtcctgtaggtcttcactccCATTACCCTAAACCAGGCCTGCCCAACCcatgctcctggagatctactgtcctgtaggtcttcactccCATTACCCTAAACCAGGCCTGCCCAACCcatgctcctggagatctactgtcctatAGGCCTTCATTTCAAACCTAACAaagcctcattcaacagctaaagcagggctgcccaaccctgttcctggagatctaccatcatgtaggttttcactccaaccctaacaaagccacacctcattcaacagctgatCAGCAAAGttaggtgtgtcaaattaggatTAAAATGAGGTctgctttgttatggttggagtgaaaacctacaggatggtacagCTCCGGTAGCAGGGTTGggccagccctgctctagctggtgaatgaggtgtgctttgttacagggcgttcacacagcgagcaactTGATGGGTTGCTCAAGTTTACAAGGCTGAGAGAGGGTATCCTCTTAGTGGTCTCGTGCAACTACATATTATTGAAGAGAAACAATGGTGTCATCAAAGACGTATATTTGCTATATAGCCACATATCATCACCTTTTGTTTCTATAGTTATGTCAGCAATAACTAATGTTCATCAGTGTCTCTCGTTAGCCATAtatctctctatatctctctcactagttagccacctagctagctacctcTATCTCACTCACTAGCAGTCTAATgatctctccatatctctcaCTAGTAAGCTGCCTAACTAGcgatctctctatctccctcactagctagctagtaagcaAATTGATACTGCCGTCCAAGCGTCATTTTCAGACACTTAACcctgtactctttttttttttttttttaaatgttgtataaACCCAGGGGCAATGGTACCACAATGATAAGTTGTTCATCCATTTTACCTCCcgcatttttacaaaatggtaTCATATCGGTTGGAGAAATAGGAAGCCAgaaactctgattggctgttgaccAAATGTTGAAGGGCGATGCTCACGAAAAGTTTAACTGTGGGCAACATTTTTTGGGCAACTTTGGTTGCCCAGTTGCTCAACGTCACTCAGCTACATAGAGaatgagtgaaaacctacaggacggtagatctccaggaacagggcgaGGAACCCCTGCCCGAAATGCCCTGACTGGTTTGTCTGAGGGGTTCTGAGATCTGAGATCCGTCACCAAGACTGGACTCCAGGCCTGGGGAACTCTGCCCGACGACTGGGTGTCATCACCCTAACGCTGGGTCCTCTCCCGACTGGGCTCGCGCCCgttagccccgccccgccccctgcccacCTCTCGCTCTCGTCGGCCGCCTTCTcggcctcctccagcttctgcaGCGCGGTGGCCAGCCTCTCCTGGGCGcggtccagctcctcctccaccagctggaTACGCCTGTTCAGAGAGGCCACCTCCGCCTCAGCCTatcaggagagggagaggaatgTCAACACACGCCCACCGACACGCCcacggacacacatacaaacacatacatgcctAAAAACACGCGCAGGCATATAtcctcacgcacacacttccACATACGTGAGCATGAACACAAATTTCCTCACTCTGAAACACTCCCAAgcaagaacacacacgcacatccccTCTATTTACcaacttgcacacacactcacacatcagCGCACACGTTCTCACACAGCTGTAAGCtgggtgtacacacacacacacgcacacacacagaaaaacatgcacacacaagcacacgtccCCTTACACGCACAGCCGAGCTGGAACGCAGAGCTTCGGAACactgcattgtgacatcagcgagATGGAATGTCTGTGAACTCTGAACTCTGAAGATGACATCACACATCCTGCCATAAGGTGTGGGTGACTGTAGATCTCTTATCAGTTCAGTCA from Anguilla anguilla isolate fAngAng1 chromosome 8, fAngAng1.pri, whole genome shotgun sequence includes these protein-coding regions:
- the tpm3 gene encoding tropomyosin alpha-3 chain isoform X7 translates to MTGVNSIDAVKRKIKILQQQADEAEEKAQHLQKEVEEEKQSREQAEAEVASLNRRIQLVEEELDRAQERLATALQKLEEAEKAADESERGMKVIENRALKDEEKMELQEIQLKEAKHIAEEADRKYEEVARKLVIIEGDLERTEERAELAEAKARALEEELRGFDQSLKTLQASEDEYSQKEDKYEEEIKILTDKLKEAETRAEFAERSVAKLEKTIDDLEDELYAQKLKYKAISEELDHALNDMTSI
- the tpm3 gene encoding tropomyosin alpha-3 chain isoform X5, giving the protein MEAVKKKMLMLKLDKENALDQAEQAETDKKAAEERSKQHEDELLAMQKKLKGTEDELDKYSEALKDAQEKLELAEKKAADAEAEVASLNRRIQLVEEELDRAQERLATALQKLEEAEKAADESERGMKVIENRALKDEEKMELQEIQLKEAKHIAEEADRKYEEVARKLVIIEGDLERTEERAELAEAKCAELEEELKNVTNNLKSLEARAEKYSQKEDKYEEEIKILTDKLKEAETRAEFAERSVAKLEKTIDDLEDELYAQKLKYKAISEELDHALNDMTSM
- the tpm3 gene encoding tropomyosin alpha-3 chain isoform X8, with protein sequence MTGVNSIDAVKRKIKILQQQADEAEEKAQHLQKEVEEEKQSREQAEAEVASLNRRIQLVEEELDRAQERLATALQKLEEAEKAADESERGMKVIENRALKDEEKMELQEIQLKEAKHIAEEADRKYEEVARKLVIIEGDLERTEERAELAEAKARALEEELRGFDQSLKTLQASEDEYSQKEDKYEEEIKILTDKLKEAETRAEFAERSVAKLEKTIDDLEDELYAQKLKYKAISEELDHALNDMTSM
- the tpm3 gene encoding tropomyosin alpha-3 chain isoform X1, with product MEAVKKKMLMLKLDKENALDQAEQAETDKKAAEERSKQHEDELLAMQKKLKGTEDELDKYSEALKDAQEKLELAEKKAADAEAEVASLNRRIQLVEEELDRAQERLATALQKLEEAEKAADESERGMKVIENRALKDEEKMELQEIQLKEAKHIAEEADRKYEEVARKLVIIEGDLERTEERAELAEAKARALEEELRGFDQSLKTLQASEDEYSQKEDKYEEEIKILTDKLKEAETRAEFAERSVAKLEKTIDDLEERLADAKEENLKIHATLDQTLQDLNSF
- the tpm3 gene encoding tropomyosin alpha-3 chain isoform X9; translation: MTGVNSIDAVKRKIKILQQQADEAEEKAQHLQKEVEEEKQSREQAEAEVASLNRRIQLVEEELDRAQERLATALQKLEEAEKAADESERGMKVIENRALKDEEKMELQEIQLKEAKHIAEEADRKYEEVARKLVIIEGDLERTEERAELAEAKCAELEEELKNVTNNLKSLEARAEKYSQKEDKYEEEIKILTDKLKEAETRAEFAERSVAKLEKTIDDLEERLADAKEENLKIHATLDQTLQDLNSF
- the tpm3 gene encoding tropomyosin alpha-3 chain isoform X6, encoding MTGVNSIDAVKRKIKILQQQADEAEEKAQHLQKEVEEEKQSREQAEAEVASLNRRIQLVEEELDRAQERLATALQKLEEAEKAADESERGMKVIENRALKDEEKMELQEIQLKEAKHIAEEADRKYEEVARKLVIIEGDLERTEERAELAEAKARALEEELRGFDQSLKTLQASEDEYSQKEDKYEEEIKILTDKLKEAETRAEFAERSVAKLEKTIDDLEERLADAKEENLKIHATLDQTLQDLNSF
- the tpm3 gene encoding tropomyosin alpha-3 chain isoform X4; the encoded protein is MEAVKKKMLMLKLDKENALDQAEQAETDKKAAEERSKQHEDELLAMQKKLKGTEDELDKYSEALKDAQEKLELAEKKAADAEAEVASLNRRIQLVEEELDRAQERLATALQKLEEAEKAADESERGMKVIENRALKDEEKMELQEIQLKEAKHIAEEADRKYEEVARKLVIIEGDLERTEERAELAEAKCAELEEELKNVTNNLKSLEARAEKYSQKEDKYEEEIKILTDKLKEAETRAEFAERSVAKLEKTIDDLEDELYAQKLKYKAISEELDHALNDMTSI
- the tpm3 gene encoding tropomyosin alpha-3 chain isoform X3, which codes for MEAVKKKMLMLKLDKENALDQAEQAETDKKAAEERSKQHEDELLAMQKKLKGTEDELDKYSEALKDAQEKLELAEKKAADAEAEVASLNRRIQLVEEELDRAQERLATALQKLEEAEKAADESERGMKVIENRALKDEEKMELQEIQLKEAKHIAEEADRKYEEVARKLVIIEGDLERTEERAELAEAKCAELEEELKNVTNNLKSLEARAEKYSQKEDKYEEEIKILTDKLKEAETRAEFAERSVAKLEKTIDDLEERLADAKEENLKIHATLDQTLQDLNSF
- the tpm3 gene encoding tropomyosin alpha-3 chain isoform X11, which translates into the protein MTGVNSIDAVKRKIKILQQQADEAEEKAQHLQKEVEEEKQSREQAEAEVASLNRRIQLVEEELDRAQERLATALQKLEEAEKAADESERGMKVIENRALKDEEKMELQEIQLKEAKHIAEEADRKYEEVARKLVIIEGDLERTEERAELAEAKCAELEEELKNVTNNLKSLEARAEKYSQKEDKYEEEIKILTDKLKEAETRAEFAERSVAKLEKTIDDLEDELYAQKLKYKAISEELDHALNDMTSM
- the tpm3 gene encoding tropomyosin alpha-3 chain isoform X2, whose amino-acid sequence is MEAVKKKMLMLKLDKENALDQAEQAETDKKAAEERSKQHEDELLAMQKKLKGTEDELDKYSEALKDAQEKLELAEKKAADAEAEVASLNRRIQLVEEELDRAQERLATALQKLEEAEKAADESERGMKVIENRALKDEEKMELQEIQLKEAKHIAEEADRKYEEVARKLVIIEGDLERTEERAELAEAKARALEEELRGFDQSLKTLQASEDEYSQKEDKYEEEIKILTDKLKEAETRAEFAERSVAKLEKTIDDLEDELYAQKLKYKAISEELDHALNDMTSI
- the tpm3 gene encoding tropomyosin alpha-3 chain isoform X10 is translated as MTGVNSIDAVKRKIKILQQQADEAEEKAQHLQKEVEEEKQSREQAEAEVASLNRRIQLVEEELDRAQERLATALQKLEEAEKAADESERGMKVIENRALKDEEKMELQEIQLKEAKHIAEEADRKYEEVARKLVIIEGDLERTEERAELAEAKCAELEEELKNVTNNLKSLEARAEKYSQKEDKYEEEIKILTDKLKEAETRAEFAERSVAKLEKTIDDLEDELYAQKLKYKAISEELDHALNDMTSI